Genomic window (Nicotiana sylvestris chromosome 7, ASM39365v2, whole genome shotgun sequence):
gattgcACAAATGTGCAACAGAGTATTCACGTATAATTTTATTTCCTGTTTTGTTGTAGGTGGTTGCAAGCCAAAGCACTTCCTGGTGCTAATCGCCTTATAAGACATCTCCATAAGCACGGAGTTCCCTTTGCCCTTGCTTCCaattctaaaaggaaaaacatagATGGGAAAGTCTCTCTCCAAAAAGGTTGTGCTAAAACTCATAAAGAAACTAATgtaaaacatactttatctttatTATGCTCATTTAcacatcatttttctttttcttgtttcatCAATTAGTGTTGTTATTTTGAAGTAAATAGTCCTTAAAACAGTTCCTTAGGACTGAGAAATTTCTTTCTGCGAGCTGTTACAGTGTTTAACACTTCATCAGATGCTGCTCTCTGCTGTCATACATGTGGCTTCTGTGTTACTTTTTTCATCCCTGAGGAAGCATAAAAAGAGTATTTAATATTGAAAGTTGGATTATTGGTGTACATTACATAATGCTTACTGCTTTCATCTTTGCCCCAAGTTGCTTGAATGCACCGATAACTCAAGTGAATTTCTTGATGATCCGCTTGAAATCAAATTTAGTTGTAAAAGAATATGAATCCCTTTAAAGTCCTGTAAGACCTGTAAAGTATTTTTGCCGAATCATCTAATTGTTATTCTTGTACAAATCATTTCCTTCTCTTCCAAAATGAGGTCACCCTTTATGACCTTCCAATCGTGGTCATCACATCAACTTTCTTTCAGTTATTTCCTAGTGAAGGTGCGTATTTTGATCTAACCTAATACTTTTTTCCATTTCCCTAGGTTGGAAAGAATGCTTTTCCGTAATTCTTGGAAGTGACCAGGTTAAATCAGGGAAGCCTTCTCCAGACATGTAAGTTAGGCTTTCTACTGTGGCTGATACTTTGAACCATTCTGTTACAGCTCTGTATAAGATATGACATACTTCTATATCTTCTATTCCTTTTGAAGTTCTTGTTATCACAATTTTCTTGAAGACAAGCTAGGGATACTTGATTGATAGCTACAGCACCAAGAAGGTGCTTAATTACAAAAGCATGTGCTAACTGCTCATAGTACTACTCTTTCAGCAGCTCATAAAGTTAAGGAAATCTATCATTTGATCCTGCTATTTAGATAACATTGTTTTGACCAAAAGACAAAATATGTAAGGAAAGTATTTCAGTTGATGTAGCTAATTCCTTCAAAAGTGTCTTATATTCATCTCCTTCCATATGACCCATAATGCGCAGCGTGCCATTCTTTGCCCTTGCTTTTTTCGAATCTTCTGTATCTTTATTCCTGCCCAACTGTGGAAACCCTGTGTCAAACTTCCAGAAATGGCCCATCTGATGTTGAAAAGTTGCAGGAACATGTTCCATCACATCAATGCTGTTTTTCACTGCAAGAACAAATGATTAACAGTTACTTCGCCTTGGCATAGATAACACTTTCCGCAGAATGTATAGCCTCTTtttgcaaaattttcaaagtTGTGTCATCATGTTAAGGGCCAACCAAATGGATGGGGCTAAAGATTTGGCTTAGCAGGGCAAAGTTTTCCTTCCTACACTCTATCTGTTATTCTTGGTCTTGATGCAAAGTGACAGTTTCAATTCCCACTGTCAACTGGCCTTGTAATTATTTTCTCACTGGGGGATGGGGTAAATATCATCGTATTAGTAGCATATGTTCTTTCCACCACTTTGGAAGAGATTATGTCTACTTTGGGCCAATGCACATTCTAAGATAAACGGCTTGCCTCCGCTGGATGATTTTTTCGTAATAAATAATATACTTATTCAGAGAGAATGTCTGTTTGATGTATATCATTAACATGACTGACAGATGCATTCCACTTTAAAATTAGTCTCATTTTCCTTATAATGCCTAAAATAAGTCTTGTAGATCCAATAACAATGTGTTGCCTGTTGAATAAATCTGGATTCATGGATTGATCTATCCATGTTTGGAAGCTATTATTGGTCTAAAATCACTTCAAAATTTGCATAAATCAGTGACAGATCTGAGCTTCTTTTCCATTGGCTGATAGTTGGTGTCACAGGGGTGTTAATATTTTGCCTTTTGATTTCGTGTGAATTCTTGAATTGATTTTAGATTTCTGGAAGCTGCAAAGCAAATGGGTGCAGATGCAGCTCACTGCCTAGTGATTGAGGATTCTGTGTAAGTAGCCTTTTCATCATTTCTCATTTCTAGTTTACAACAGTTCTTTACATACCTATGTTGTGTGCTAGTGAGCGATAGAAATCACCGATCTTTCATGTTAGTGCTTGTATTTCTATTCTCAAGTGTCAAACTTACGTGGTCACATAGTAGTGATCAGCATAACTAGCATTAGTTTACTGCTTAACTTTATAGCAGATTAACATATACCTCAATAAGTTGCCATTCCTCTTCTTTTGTCCCCACTAATAGCAAACTTGACTAGCTGAACACATATTCTTGAAGCTGATCTTGAGTCTAACATATGTTGATATCATGAGTATATCATTTCATCTAACAATTATTGAGTGGGACTGAGAACTGAATTTGAGCTTAAGTTTGCAAAAATTCGGCTCTTGAAATCCAGCACTAGTTTAACAGTTTACCCTACCCAGTGCATGGATCATGTTTAGTTATTTTAACTCCAAGAGAAACATTAGTGGCAAACTGGAATGAGTAGGAGTCTTATCTTTATTTTAGCACATAAAGGCCTTAACCATTAAATCCTCTTGTTTTTTATCATTTCTGGATGAGACTGAAATAAGCTGATGATACATATAAGTACACACATGCAAGTCTTAATTACCGAACTCTGTAAAGCTGCTAATTTTGATGGTTGCTAGTTGTTGCCTTAGCATCAAAGCCTAGAGATATATTCCAGGATACCCTTTTGCTAATAAGCAGCAACTTAAAAATGATTCGCATGGGATGTGAACGTGTGCTATCCTAACTCTAGTAGTGCTGAGTGCTGACAACTTTTACCTAGTTGTTCATGAAAAGATAAGTTGTGCTGTGGCACACACTAACGCATGTGAGGAGCTTTGGGTTACTTGTATTTCTGTCTTTAATTATTTTCTCAGTGATTATATATTCTGTTAGATTAGAGCAGGCATCAAAGTGATCCTGCATTTCCTATAAATTAACCTgctccttttttcattttctcttccGTGAACTGATGATTAATGATTCAACATATTCAGGAACACGTTTGTGCAGTTAATGCACACGCCGCTGTACGTTGTTTATTAACTGAAAATTGATATGACAATAGCTCCTTCTCCAATTATTTTGACAGAATTGGAGTCAAGGCAGGCAAGGCTGCTAAAATGAAGGTGGTAGCTGTGCCATCTTTCCATTCTGAATTTGATCAATATTCAATAGCTGATTCTGTGCTTCGTTCACTCCTAGAATTAAAGCCGGAACTATGGGGTCTCCCACCATTTGAAGACTGTATGCTTCTTTTCCTGTATGCGTACTTTATGATATGGTCCTGAATGTCCTACTTGCATTGATGCAACTTGTATCATTTAATGATTGCAGGGGTTGGTAATGCATTGCTGGTTGAACCTGTTTTTTTCAGGGGTCTGTACAGAAATGGCATCCTCCATGATTTTACAGGTCTTGGACAAGCCTCATGCCCTCCCTCCCTGATTCCTTCTTATTTATGATATTAGGCTCTCAAAATTCTTGTCATACTCCTataatatttatctttttttaagAAAGTTGACATACTCCTACAATCATGCCATTTTTTCTTGTTATTAGAGCTTCCtcttgctataaatgaaaattCTGACAAAAGATCATATCCAGATGATGGGCCGTCTGCTCTACCCGATCAAGTGTTTGGACTTTATTTTGGCTGGGCAAAACCGGAGGCATACAAGTTCATAAAGATTGTTCTCGGAAGTGGTTGGGGACATGGCTGCTGCAGTTCTAAGAGAAAGATGGTGAGTAAACTACCCAATGCTTCTTCAATTGACACTGCTGAATGCTCATGTAACTCTTTCTATTTTGGTTGCTTATTTGTCTTCAGTTAAGGATAATGCAGAATACTTCGTTTATGCATACAAAATTTATGAGTGTCTATTGCGGTGGTACTCTATATGTCTCTGTGTAATCTATAGTTTGACATGCTACTGACTAAGCATCAAACAGTGCAAAATTTTGGAAATGCATTCGTTTTAAGCGATGACAAAAAGTTCACTTGTTTTTTTAGCCGATTTTAATTGTTTCATGCATGTTGTTGCTTGTAATTAAAATGTGTCTATTTGCAGTAGGCCCTAATTCCTACTTGATGTACATtagcttttcttttctcttatctTTTGTCGGATTCTTACTTCAAATTTCTCTTTCTTCTATATTTTCCTAGTTTAAAGATAACCATGTTGATTTTCTATTCTATTTCAGCAAGCTTGTATAGTAGATTCAAGTGATGAGCAGATCCAGGAGTGCAAAATGGAAGTTGTGATTGTAGGCTACATCAGAGGATCACGCGATGAGGTGATAAAGAAAGTTGTTAAATTACTTTGACAGTGACTTATCTTAGGACCTAAGAAATACCCACCAGGATGATAATAAGTCAATAACCATACTAAAAAAGAATAACGAGATTTACGGGGAAAACCCTTATCAACTAACAGGAAAACCGCTGCTCAAGAAGAGAAAAACATATCATTGAAACAGGCTGTTTTATCGCAAAGTCCTCAAGAGACTCACCATTCAAAACTGAAAACCCAAAACCCACTGTGTTACACACACTCCGAATACATTTCTGTTTAGATACCTTCTGAACTGAACCACCTCTTGAACTTCCATTAGATACCTTTATCCCACTTTTATCTTTATTTCTGTTTATGGGGCTGGATCTCACAGCTCTAGTGATATGAATGCCTGCATCTCATACTTGCTTTAGTTGCTTAGTCAGACCCTAAAATTAATATTCATGTAACTAAGTCCATTTGCAAGTTTATGGTATAGATATTCCACATGATTACAGCAGAAAAGCACTCTCTTGCTGCTGTAATATTGTAGCCAAAACATACTTTTCCCATTACAGCAACTTAAGTCTTTTTCCTATAGGGTAGAATGGACTAAATATGGTAGGCTTAAGGAGATACTTCCCCTGTTCTCcttcttttttagttttaatgAAAACAATATAGTTAGTCCTTTCTACCCTTTTCCAAGTTGTACATAGATGTTGATTTTCTGATGTATCCATTGTTCACATTTTAAAGCACTCATTCTACTCTAGCTTTGCTCAAATTTCTCATCTGTACTAATTTTAGCATGTTCCAATGCATCATTCATACAGGGAAAATCGGACAAAATTGAAATACTTGAGGAAGACAAGTCAATTGCGAGTGCTGCATTGAATCGCTCCGAATTCTCCCTTGGTGCATTCCAATCCCTCTTTTCTGAAGTTGCTTTATAAGATGACTGCAACCTTTATGGAAAATTAATTAGTACATGATCTTATCGGCATTAGCACAGTGAGTAGTTATTTCTGTTACCCTGAAGGAGGAAATATGTCTTTGGGGGATCAGGGCGAAAAGAATAAGAAATAATTTTGACAATTAGAACTTAAATCATGGTTCTGGTTTCTTACTCTCGAAGAAAGGTTATGGAAGAGTGGCCTGCCTACAAATGCGTCTGTAAACTTAATATAGTCCCATGGATGTATTTCATAGTTACTATTAGTGCTTTGCCAATGAATTGAAAATAATGAAGTTGTGTTCACTTCAGTCTTTGCAGCCTTCTTACTCTATGTTCCCAGGCGAATTCAGTGCTTTAGTATTCTCAGGGTCCTATGCGAATTAAAGCTTAAAAATTACGGATTTATTTACTAATGTTTAAATCTTTGCTACACGTTCAGTTTGGTCAAGGATTCAATAAAGGATAAGATCACCATTGGCCATTCTTAGAGATGCTATTTAGATACTAGTACTTATTTTCTCCTGAAATTTTAAACTTAAAATTGAAATCCAGGACGTACTAATTAATTCATAAATGGCAGTCTTTTGAATAGCTTGTTGATGTCTTTTCTACCAAAATTTTGGAGGGAAAGGATCCAATAGCACGTCTTTTGACTATTCTAGTTACCAGTGGAGGTTCAGGTAAGATCTGGAAGGGGGGGGGAAGCTGGTATAAAAAAGGAGCTTAAAAATTTGCCACGGGGAGCTCCATGTGCTAATCACCGTAATTAGAAATTAATTGAAATAAACTAATGCTCCACTTGTGAATAAGGGCATACATGAGCTCTATTAATGAAATAAAAAGTTAGTGTAGATCATTTTGTACAATTTACTTGTATGCCTAAGTGGGTGTTAAAAATATTTGATTTAAATGAACTGATACCTGAAGGCTTCATGCTCGTCTGCTGGTATATAAACCAGATACTAGTTTAACTTGCCGGCCTAATaaattaagaaagtaaaataaaaaaaaataaaaacatcagAAGTTCCTATTCCTAGTCATTCAAGGAAACCAAATTAGGAAACATAGAGAACAATTCCTACTCCTAATCAATTTGGTCACTCAAATTTCCTCATTACCCATTCAACTGCATTAATCAATTAGAGAAACAACGGTCAAGAATGAGGTTTCCAAAGCAGCATTCAAGCAGAAATCACAAATCGTTGAAGATAATTAATATGGGATTCTGTTTAGTACGCATATTTCCTTGATAGGTTTGTTCATGATATGGAAGCAACCTTTTCATCTCTTGGGAAAATGTACTCATAAACTCCTTATTCTGACCGAGTAATATAATTAATTATCTATTCCATTTCTCATTTTAAAGCTGTATTATctaatttctttttctatttAAACAGAATTCGGAACTAGTGTTTGAGAATTAACAAATCATTCCTAATAGTTCCGAAGCACGAACCAAAGGCAACGCCCACAATGCTATAAAATACTAGTACTAAATAACACCAATTAGGTAGCAAATGAAGATCCTTACGATCAGTCCTTTGCCAAGATATGATTTGATGTTTATGATGTGATTTAGGACTCTCTTTGAGGCGACAAATGCAGACTATGTTGACCTACCTATTCAAAGGTGCTGGCTGCTGCCAAATTATAGTTGCTGAAAGGTTCCCCAAATTTCAAATTTATTTTATCCAGTTACTCAACAAAAGGCTACATTAAAAAGAAAGTGGCAACCAAAAGGATAACATTCTTATAAACTAAGAGATTTGAGCAACTATTCTTGCCTCCATAGAAGCACACATCACTAATACGTCTCCACCTTACAATACCACAAAATTCTCTCCTCTCGCAAAGTGACGTACAAAGGCCTTATTGCCTGAGCTCAGGGCGAACAAAATCAGCATCAGCTGTGACAGAAATATCAACGGTGGGTCTCAGTTGAGCACACACTTCAATAGCTCCGTGTATCGGATCTGATAGGAAGTTGCTGATAAGATCCCAATTGATAGCAGCATTATTGTCCACCGCAACAAGTGCTTGCTGGGTGAGAATGTAATCAAATCGAGGGGCCCACTTCCTGGATCCTAAACGCGCTGTTGTAGAGCAATTGTCAACCATGAATGACACTCCACGAGCGTGCATGAACGGGTTGAGAGAATCTACAGACTCAATGACACTTTCATTTATGATCTCTGAGTAAGAGTGGCCTTTCTTCCTTAGAATCTCAATCTGTTTATATTTAAGACAAAAAAGAGTTAAATGACAAGGATATGTCAGAAAGTAGGACCTATCTTATTCACATATTGTTTCTTCATTTAGGAACTTTTACAGTGTGATTTTATGACTTAAAAAACTTGTCAAATCCAATTGACTTTCAGAAAAGCCTCGAACAAAATTTCCTTCAAAAAGCACAACTTTCTCAATTTGCCAAGATTCAGATGCTCAAGTGACATCAAATAAGATTATTTAAAAAAGGAGCAAGGAGGAACTGAAAATTAAGTTGCTTGTTGCTAGGGAACTCTTCCAAGCAAAAACACAGTATGTATCTACTTCCATGGCTCAAGAGTATAATAAGAACAAAAGTAGGGTGGTGTCTTAAATAGGAAAGCAAACCTGGGCCATCATCAATGCCACAAAGACACCAGCAGTGAAAGGATACATAGGACCAAGATCACCAGCTGGTCGTTTTGCTCGAACGCGCTCACCAACCTTCCACATCCTTGTTTGGTCAATTTTCCCCATTGGGAAAGCTGGTAAGCCTTCCTTTTCCTGCATGTACAGAACAAAGGATAAAATCCTTATCGTATTTCACTTTTTTCTTCGACAACCCACTTGAAGTTATATATTACCCAGTCTAACACATGATAACATTAAATTCCTTCATGTCGACAAATTATTAGGATTGAATACAAAAAAGGCACTGGCTAAGTAGTAGAAACATTACGGTTTAAAACTTATACAGAGGGTAAAACCAATGCCCTTCTGCTATTCTCATAGCTGAGAGAGGTGAACAAGGCCCATATTGATTAGATATTTTACTTGAAAGTTCACCAAACCTGAATTAATTGTATTTGTGTGTAAAACAAACTCTATTCAGGAGTCAAATTTGACACTATTTTCTTATGACCAAAATACCCAAAGTTAGGACTCACAAACTATTCCAAATATTCCCGGAGAACATTTCTGGAAAGATGATCCATTTgcacaaattttaccaaaattgCTCTCCAAAAACTTTCTCAATAACCTAACCTAATTTCAGAAAACTACAGATCCAGGCAAGTAACTATCATAAAACTACAGATTCAAGAAATGACTTACATAAAAGCGACGGCCAGCTAAGACAACACTCCTGATCTCACTACCTGTAGCTACATCTTCATAGCACTCATACAATATCTCCATGCAGGGGTAATATGAAGCACTGTATGCAGCCTCAAACTCCTTCTTGCCCTCCTCAGTCAATGAGTTGTACACGGCCAACATGCCCTGGAAAAAGGACACGTGCATACAACAATTTTAGAGCGATTTTGAcaaaaacaataaataataatCTTTCTCAACATAATAATATtacgaaaaaataaaaataaaaaaccaaCCTTTGTTGATATGGTCTTTGAAATAATTCCTGTTATGCACTCTACAGTATTCTTGTATGCAAGCTCATCGTTCATTCCATTCTCAGTGAACCTTCTGAAAAGTGACTCAACAACTCCATGGACAGCACCAAGTAAAATACCTGATGAGAGAACCAATTACTCAACCATAATGGCTTTAATAGGCAAGAAAGAGACTTGAAAACACACTAACCTCGTTCTCCAAAAATGTCACTTTTATATTCCTGTTCTAGAGTAGTAGCAAAAGTAAAGGGAGAACCAAGGGCAACAGACCATCCAAGAGCAACATCTGTGGCCCTTCCATCAATATCCTGCAGTAGTAAAAGGCATCACATCTCATTGAACATAAGACTAATGGGCTCGAGGGAAAGAAAGTAGAGAAAAGGTATTGAAAGAGACCTGGTG
Coding sequences:
- the LOC104242379 gene encoding ketol-acid reductoisomerase, chloroplastic-like; this encodes MAAAAAATSFSISTSTSSSSSKSLKPALAGNLGFLSTSTPLLKPLRAKSAVSCGSSSSSGAALDARMVSAPAAVKAPVSLDFETSVFKKEKITLAGHDEYIVRGGRDLFKYLPDAFKGVKQIGVIGWGSQGPAQAQNLRDSLAEAKSDIVVKIGLRKGSSSFAEARAAGFSEENGTLGDIYETISGSDLVLLLISDAAQADNYEQVFSHMKPNSILGLSHGFLLGHLQSMGLDFPKNISVIAVCPKGMGPSVRRLYVQGKEINGAGINASFAVHQDIDGRATDVALGWSVALGSPFTFATTLEQEYKSDIFGERGILLGAVHGVVESLFRRFTENGMNDELAYKNTVECITGIISKTISTKGMLAVYNSLTEEGKKEFEAAYSASYYPCMEILYECYEDVATGSEIRSVVLAGRRFYEKEGLPAFPMGKIDQTRMWKVGERVRAKRPAGDLGPMYPFTAGVFVALMMAQIEILRKKGHSYSEIINESVIESVDSLNPFMHARGVSFMVDNCSTTARLGSRKWAPRFDYILTQQALVAVDNNAAINWDLISNFLSDPIHGAIEVCAQLRPTVDISVTADADFVRPELRQ
- the LOC104242377 gene encoding bifunctional riboflavin kinase/FMN phosphatase-like — its product is MGDLHSANNNVEAHISAVIFDLDGTLISTEHLTKEILKEFLAGYGKVPDKEKEKKRLGMTQKEYAIGIVKDYDLPLTPDQYIEAIMPFYRDKWLQAKALPGANRLIRHLHKHGVPFALASNSKRKNIDGKVSLQKGWKECFSVILGSDQVKSGKPSPDIFLEAAKQMGADAAHCLVIEDSVIGVKAGKAAKMKVVAVPSFHSEFDQYSIADSVLRSLLELKPELWGLPPFEDWVGNALLVEPVFFRGLYRNGILHDFTDDGPSALPDQVFGLYFGWAKPEAYKFIKIVLGSGWGHGCCSSKRKMQACIVDSSDEQIQECKMEVVIVGYIRGSRDEGKSDKIEILEEDKSIASAALNRSEFSLGAFQSLFSEVAL